The following is a genomic window from Thermoanaerobacterales bacterium.
AACCCCCCGGAGACCACGGGTGGCAGCGCAGTACCCTCCTCGCCGCCCGGTAAAGCCCGCGCACCGGCCCGTACTTCCGGATCGCGGCCACGGCGTACTCCGAGCACGACGGGTAAAACCGGCAACACGCCGGGAACAAAGGCGAGATGACAAGCTGGTAGAAGCGTATAGGGA
Proteins encoded in this region:
- the yidD gene encoding membrane protein insertion efficiency factor YidD, which translates into the protein MVPIRFYQLVISPLFPACCRFYPSCSEYAVAAIRKYGPVRGLYRAARRVLRCHPWSPGGYDPA